The Chroogloeocystis siderophila 5.2 s.c.1 genome includes the window GCAGCAGCCAGTACAACGCCGAATCGAACGAGTGGAAGGATATCTAGCAACGCCAGAACCGCTTGAGTTTAATAAATCGCTAGTGCAACAACTCAGGATACCCGCAGGATTTCTGATTAATGTCTTTACCAAAGACTTAGGGAATCCTCGCAATATCGCGATTGCCCCCGATGGCACAGTTTATGTCACGCGCCGTGAAGAGCAAGATGTTATTGCACTACGCGATCGCAACCGTGATGGACGTGCAGACGAGATGCGGATGATCGCCTCAAATTTACCGTTTGTCAATGGAATTACGATTTATCAAAATCGCTTGTACTATGTCACCGATACGAGTTTGTATGCCTCTGATTTAGGTCGTAACGGTGCAGTTGGTAAACCCCAAGTTTTGATTATGGTGTAATTTATCGCGTAACGTATGCAGGTACAGCAAGAAGATAATTACTAGTAAATAAACTTTCTTCTTCCTTTAGAAAGATATTACTCACGCTTTTAGACGACTTTAAAAACACGCACAGAACCTCCGCAGTTCAAGTCTCCCGTTGAAGCAAGTGACGTGGATTTAGAAGGCGAAAATTTCTTCAAGCTTGTCACTTTTTCGCCACATTGTCTGAGAATACTAGATAACATGACGTTAAATGGCTCAATATTCTAGTTGAAATTTAGCATATCGGAGTATTTGCGATGGGTCTTATCATTACTTGGTTTGTCACTACAATCAGTTTCTTAATTATTTCGAGACTACCCATCGGCGTAGAAATTGATAGCTTTGGTAAAGCTGCATTATCAGCCGCAATTTTTGGAATTCTTAATGCATTTGTTCGTCCAATTATTGCTTTTTTTGCTTTTCCGATTACTCTCCTAACTTTAGGGTTATTTAGCATTGTCATTAATGCAATTATTTTTGGTTTGGCAGCACTATTAGTGCATGGATTCCGCTTGCGTTGGGGAATTTGGAGCGCGCTGATCGGTACGATCGCACTGAGTATTGTTAATTCGATACTATTTAGTATACTCGGAACACTAAGATTATAAATAGTTTAACGTCAATCTCAAAATAAGTGGAAAGAGAAAGATGTTGCAAATGAAAAA containing:
- a CDS encoding phage holin family protein is translated as MGLIITWFVTTISFLIISRLPIGVEIDSFGKAALSAAIFGILNAFVRPIIAFFAFPITLLTLGLFSIVINAIIFGLAALLVHGFRLRWGIWSALIGTIALSIVNSILFSILGTLRL